In the Staphylococcus condimenti genome, one interval contains:
- a CDS encoding type II toxin-antitoxin system PemK/MazF family toxin — MMRRGDVYLADLSPVQGSEQGGVRPVVIIQNDTGNKYSPTVIVAAMTGRINKAKIPTHVEIEKSKYKLDKDSVILLEQIRTVDKKRLKEKLTYLSDEKMKEIDNAIQISLGLTHRN, encoded by the coding sequence ATGATGAGGAGAGGCGATGTTTACTTAGCTGATTTATCGCCAGTGCAAGGTTCTGAACAAGGGGGAGTTAGGCCTGTTGTAATTATACAAAACGACACTGGAAATAAGTATAGTCCAACAGTCATTGTAGCTGCAATGACTGGACGGATTAATAAAGCAAAAATTCCTACTCATGTTGAAATTGAAAAAAGTAAATATAAATTGGACAAAGATTCAGTTATTTTACTAGAACAGATAAGAACAGTCGATAAAAAGCGACTTAAAGAAAAACTGACATATTTATCAGACGAAAAGATGAAAGAAATTGATAATGCGATTCAAATCAGCTTAGGCTTGACACATCGCAATTAA
- a CDS encoding PH domain-containing protein produces MIALVFCGLTYYFNWSPWVIYCFGILLLLQVLFYAVQPWVLWQHRYFTLSDNHIIIINTFFFKKESVIKLDRVQYLERKTGPLLNRFGLCKNYIVTAGHEIILPLVNEDTTKEMEEYCMDYLEKVDADV; encoded by the coding sequence ATGATAGCACTAGTTTTCTGTGGCTTGACTTATTATTTTAATTGGTCGCCATGGGTCATATATTGCTTTGGTATATTACTACTGCTGCAAGTACTATTTTATGCTGTTCAACCATGGGTTTTATGGCAGCATAGATATTTCACTCTATCTGATAACCACATTATAATCATTAATACATTCTTTTTTAAAAAAGAATCAGTCATTAAGTTGGATAGAGTTCAATATTTAGAACGTAAAACAGGTCCGTTATTAAATCGATTCGGCTTATGTAAAAATTATATCGTGACAGCTGGTCATGAGATTATACTTCCATTGGTTAATGAAGATACAACAAAAGAAATGGAAGAATATTGTATGGATTACTTAGAAAAGGTAGATGCAGATGTTTAA
- the alr gene encoding alanine racemase, protein MADKFYRPTYLKVDLEAILKNYQVLGKLQPNKIVMPVIKANAYGMGSVNVGHYLKENGVEFFGVATLDEAIELRMHGIDTKILILGVVMPKDINKAIQHRVALTVPSYAWLEEAIKYLDDDLEKDLWLHVKIDTGMGRLGVKSADDYQKVVDLIQSHEHLIFEGVFTHFAQADEDSPHTKEQYEIFENWVNSISHPPYVHAQNSGGTILFDAPICNMVRTGISLYGYYPSEYVEQQTHAELYPCAEWVTEIVDVKHLEIGDTVSYGSTYTAEKAEKIAILPVGYADGFPRMMQGTNVEVNGQQCTIIGRVCMDQMMIVLPENEAFNVGDKVTLLNREHNGPQSLLSFAKQQQTINYEVLCRIGRRVPRIYEPEKVFDIVNELQK, encoded by the coding sequence ATGGCGGATAAATTTTATCGGCCTACGTATCTTAAGGTAGATTTAGAAGCAATATTAAAAAACTATCAAGTACTAGGCAAATTACAACCCAATAAAATAGTGATGCCAGTAATTAAAGCGAATGCTTATGGTATGGGAAGTGTAAATGTCGGCCACTATTTAAAAGAAAACGGGGTTGAATTTTTCGGCGTTGCCACTTTGGATGAAGCAATTGAATTAAGAATGCACGGAATTGATACGAAAATATTAATCTTAGGCGTTGTAATGCCTAAAGATATTAATAAAGCAATCCAACATCGGGTTGCTTTAACAGTACCTTCATACGCATGGTTGGAAGAAGCAATTAAATATCTTGATGACGATTTAGAAAAAGATTTATGGCTGCATGTCAAAATCGATACAGGTATGGGACGTTTAGGTGTAAAATCAGCAGACGACTATCAAAAAGTGGTTGATTTAATACAGTCACATGAACATTTGATTTTTGAAGGTGTATTTACACATTTTGCACAAGCTGATGAAGACAGCCCGCATACAAAAGAACAATATGAAATATTTGAAAACTGGGTGAATTCAATTTCTCATCCGCCTTATGTACATGCACAAAACTCTGGAGGTACCATTTTGTTTGATGCACCTATTTGCAATATGGTGCGAACAGGTATTTCGTTATATGGTTATTATCCATCTGAATATGTTGAACAACAGACACATGCTGAATTGTATCCTTGTGCTGAATGGGTGACAGAAATCGTTGATGTTAAGCATTTAGAAATAGGCGATACTGTAAGTTACGGTTCCACTTATACCGCAGAAAAAGCTGAAAAGATTGCAATTTTACCTGTCGGTTATGCAGATGGTTTTCCACGAATGATGCAAGGAACTAATGTAGAAGTGAATGGACAGCAATGTACGATTATCGGTCGTGTATGCATGGATCAAATGATGATTGTATTACCTGAAAATGAAGCGTTTAATGTCGGGGACAAAGTGACATTGTTAAATCGTGAACATAACGGTCCGCAATCATTATTATCTTTTGCAAAACAACAGCAAACTATTAATTATGAAGTGCTTTGTCGCATCGGAAGACGTGTTCCAAGAATATATGAGCCGGAAAAAGTATTTGATATTGTTAACGAATTGCAAAAATAG
- a CDS encoding PH domain-containing protein, with protein MKLNRMSPKGKKVLVIGAVIRTVIIAVCLIAALVIDHLWLHWLSDTPFKITCVIVAVLIAIQIIGDCIMRPWLMNRQHGYLLKTHSITVQEGMWFVKHLKIPLFRIQNVDIEEGWLMRKYQLATLNLSTAGGNAEIILIDKTTAQQIMNNIKHSSLNISEESEVGE; from the coding sequence ATGAAGCTTAATCGTATGTCTCCCAAAGGAAAAAAAGTGCTGGTTATCGGTGCAGTGATACGTACGGTAATCATTGCGGTATGTTTAATTGCTGCTTTAGTAATTGATCATTTGTGGTTGCATTGGCTAAGCGATACACCTTTTAAAATTACTTGTGTGATTGTAGCTGTACTTATTGCCATACAAATTATAGGAGATTGTATCATGCGCCCATGGTTAATGAATCGGCAACATGGTTATTTATTGAAAACACATTCTATTACTGTCCAAGAGGGCATGTGGTTTGTAAAACATTTGAAAATTCCATTGTTTCGTATTCAAAATGTAGATATAGAAGAAGGATGGTTGATGCGTAAATATCAACTTGCGACTTTGAACCTTTCGACAGCTGGCGGTAATGCAGAAATTATATTAATCGATAAAACAACAGCGCAACAAATTATGAATAATATCAAACATTCTTCATTAAATATAAGCGAAGAATCAGAAGTGGGTGAATAA
- the acpS gene encoding holo-ACP synthase codes for MIYGIGIDLIEISRIKTLLKRQKKLPERILSKDELTKFENFSHEQRRAEFLAGRFACKEAFSKALGTGLGKHVSFQDINCQNDELGRPFIQFEGFKVHVSITHTENYAASQVILEKM; via the coding sequence TTGATATATGGTATTGGAATCGACTTAATTGAGATTAGTCGAATCAAAACATTGCTAAAACGTCAAAAAAAGTTGCCTGAGCGTATTTTGAGTAAAGATGAATTAACTAAATTTGAAAACTTTTCTCATGAACAACGGCGGGCTGAATTTTTAGCAGGACGTTTTGCGTGTAAAGAAGCATTCAGTAAAGCTTTAGGAACAGGTTTAGGAAAACATGTAAGTTTCCAAGATATTAATTGTCAAAATGATGAATTAGGACGTCCTTTTATTCAGTTTGAAGGATTTAAAGTACATGTCAGTATTACTCATACTGAAAATTATGCCGCGAGTCAGGTGATTCTTGAGAAAATGTAA
- a CDS encoding PP2C family protein-serine/threonine phosphatase yields MEEFKGKYLRMLQLYVESYNKQAVLNQFKDFGQEILEKHIHAENVLDIHKECAKELDLSKDQILMSLEILKTIAQTYGYSYKDYQELVDKLYYHDKEMDLASRLQQTMLQTEIPQFDSIQIGVISVAAQKVSGDYFNLIDHKDGTMSFAVADVIGKGIPAALAMSMIKFGMDSYGHSQLPSDGLKRLNRVVEKNVNQDMFVTMFYGLYEEMNHLLYCSSAGHEPGYVFRAEQDEFEEIDVRGRVLGVRQLERYKQQEIPIYLNDLIIIFTDGVTEIRDENGKFIDINYLLDFIHKYKDLHPQDIVQLLYEELLGIQKSGKRDDLTILIIKRVN; encoded by the coding sequence GTGGAAGAATTTAAAGGGAAATATTTGCGAATGTTGCAATTATATGTAGAGTCCTACAACAAGCAAGCTGTGCTTAATCAATTCAAAGATTTCGGACAAGAAATTTTAGAAAAACACATCCATGCTGAAAATGTACTGGACATCCATAAGGAATGTGCAAAAGAATTAGATTTATCAAAAGATCAAATTTTAATGTCTTTAGAAATTTTAAAAACAATTGCGCAAACTTACGGATACAGTTATAAGGACTATCAAGAATTAGTTGATAAGTTATACTATCATGATAAAGAAATGGATTTAGCTTCGCGCCTTCAGCAAACAATGCTGCAAACAGAGATTCCTCAATTCGACAGTATTCAAATTGGAGTAATTTCTGTTGCTGCCCAAAAAGTGAGCGGCGATTATTTTAATCTGATTGATCATAAAGATGGCACGATGAGCTTTGCTGTAGCTGATGTTATCGGAAAAGGTATTCCAGCAGCATTAGCTATGAGTATGATTAAGTTCGGTATGGATTCATATGGTCATTCCCAATTACCAAGTGATGGGTTGAAACGATTAAATAGGGTTGTTGAAAAAAATGTCAATCAAGATATGTTTGTAACAATGTTTTATGGTCTTTATGAAGAAATGAATCATTTGCTTTATTGCAGTTCGGCTGGTCATGAGCCGGGATATGTATTCAGGGCGGAACAAGATGAATTTGAAGAAATTGATGTCAGAGGACGCGTGTTAGGTGTTAGACAACTCGAACGCTATAAGCAACAAGAGATTCCAATTTATTTAAATGACTTAATCATTATTTTTACAGATGGTGTAACCGAAATACGTGATGAAAACGGCAAGTTTATAGATATTAATTACTTGCTTGATTTCATACATAAATACAAAGACCTGCATCCTCAAGATATTGTTCAATTATTGTATGAAGAATTACTAGGCATCCAAAAATCTGGGAAGCGCGATGATTTAACCATTTTAATTATTAAGCGTGTAAATTAA
- the sigB gene encoding RNA polymerase sigma factor SigB produces the protein MAKESKSVNDISPEQINEWIRQHQNDENTGAQDKLVKHYQKLIESLAFKYSKGQSHHEDLVQVGMVGLIGAINRFDINFGRKFEAFLVPTVIGEIKRYLRDKTWSVHVPRRIKEIGPRIKKTTDELTNELERSPSISEIAERLEVTDEEVLEAMEMGQSYNALSVDHSIEADKDGSTVTLLDIMGEQEGGYDLTEKRMILERILPILTDREREIIQCTFIEGLSQKETGERIGLSQMHVSRLQRNAIKKLQQAAKK, from the coding sequence ATGGCGAAAGAGTCGAAATCAGTTAACGATATTTCACCTGAACAAATCAATGAATGGATTAGACAACATCAAAATGATGAAAATACAGGCGCCCAAGATAAGCTCGTTAAACATTATCAAAAGTTGATTGAATCTTTAGCATTTAAGTATTCCAAAGGTCAATCACATCATGAAGATTTAGTACAAGTAGGAATGGTGGGATTAATTGGAGCAATTAATCGCTTCGATATCAACTTTGGAAGAAAGTTTGAGGCTTTTTTGGTGCCTACTGTGATAGGTGAAATCAAGCGATATTTAAGAGATAAGACTTGGAGTGTTCATGTTCCAAGAAGAATTAAAGAAATCGGACCAAGAATTAAAAAAACTACAGATGAATTAACTAACGAACTTGAACGTTCGCCATCAATTAGTGAAATTGCCGAAAGATTAGAAGTAACGGATGAAGAAGTACTAGAAGCGATGGAGATGGGACAAAGTTATAACGCTTTGAGTGTTGATCATTCAATTGAAGCGGATAAAGATGGTTCAACAGTTACCTTATTAGATATTATGGGTGAACAAGAAGGTGGCTATGACTTAACTGAAAAACGTATGATTCTAGAGAGAATTTTACCGATTCTGACAGACAGAGAAAGAGAAATCATTCAATGTACATTTATTGAAGGTTTAAGTCAAAAAGAAACCGGTGAACGTATCGGTTTGAGTCAAATGCATGTATCTCGTTTGCAGCGTAATGCAATTAAAAAATTGCAACAAGCCGCGAAAAAATAA
- a CDS encoding anti-sigma factor antagonist — MNLNIETQKYDDYYEIKVGGELDVYTVPDLEKVLTPIKQEGTHDVHVNLANVSYMDSTGLGLFVGTLKALNQNDKELYIIGASDRISRLFEITGLSDLMHVNEGSEVE; from the coding sequence ATGAACTTAAATATAGAGACACAAAAATATGATGATTATTACGAGATTAAAGTTGGAGGAGAGTTAGACGTATACACTGTTCCAGATTTGGAAAAGGTATTGACTCCAATTAAGCAAGAAGGTACACATGATGTACATGTCAACTTGGCAAATGTTAGTTATATGGATTCAACTGGATTAGGTTTATTCGTAGGTACATTAAAAGCTTTAAACCAAAATGATAAAGAGTTATACATTATCGGCGCTTCAGATCGTATCAGCCGTTTATTTGAAATCACTGGTTTAAGCGACTTGATGCACGTAAATGAAGGATCGGAGGTAGAATGA
- a CDS encoding PH domain-containing protein, protein MFKPEKLHPISYLSGLIKTIKQNFIVIILFFINIKDFHFADFKQYIWPGILLILFIVSFIINAAKVFTTRYWIENNHFIVTHGVFNKKRKELDIQRIQSVDTSQDIVNRVFGGLILEIKVPSDSIKLEIVSKAQSEYIEQQIKKVQNSIDMTEDIDSENEAEHNQNQKTIYRLSLKELTLMSLTSGSIVIAILTIMPILGSLQSVIPWDHIFKQFQHIAQAAYITTIILIVFGLLIAYIIGVIIEFTRFYGYTLKEENHQLKIKHGLLNVKSLTVPTKRIQAVVEKQSFFRRILGYTSIYFVITSDGINTMESESASGQVVILPFMKREKTYEMLHYLVPSLSFQSVETGLPKGGIRRNAQISGGIILIAGIAGYYFWNAWAMIIALLLIVLVIINSIITVKYSGLHISSDELTLKHSQLIRTRYFYTSKNKLVGFEKRQNPFLRRAELAHFNFIAAKGAGSLNIGLRFVQNNKADELENWYLKEGNYEA, encoded by the coding sequence ATGTTTAAACCAGAAAAATTACATCCTATTTCTTATTTGTCAGGTTTAATTAAAACAATAAAACAAAATTTTATTGTAATCATTCTTTTTTTTATCAATATTAAAGATTTTCACTTTGCTGATTTTAAACAATACATTTGGCCTGGTATTTTGCTTATTTTATTTATAGTTTCATTTATTATCAATGCAGCAAAAGTTTTTACTACGAGGTATTGGATTGAGAATAATCATTTCATCGTTACACATGGTGTATTTAATAAGAAGCGGAAAGAGTTAGATATACAACGTATACAATCTGTCGATACGTCACAAGATATTGTGAATAGAGTGTTTGGCGGCTTGATTTTAGAAATAAAAGTGCCGAGTGACAGTATAAAGCTTGAGATTGTGTCTAAAGCGCAGAGTGAATATATCGAACAGCAAATTAAAAAAGTTCAAAACTCAATTGATATGACAGAAGATATTGATAGTGAGAATGAAGCAGAGCATAACCAAAATCAAAAAACAATTTATCGTTTGTCCTTAAAAGAACTTACTCTAATGTCATTAACGAGTGGTTCTATTGTGATTGCAATACTAACAATTATGCCGATACTCGGGAGTTTACAAAGCGTTATACCATGGGATCATATTTTTAAGCAATTTCAACACATTGCACAAGCTGCTTATATTACAACAATAATACTTATTGTATTCGGTTTGTTGATTGCTTATATCATCGGTGTAATTATTGAATTTACAAGATTTTATGGTTATACGTTAAAAGAAGAGAATCATCAATTAAAAATTAAACATGGATTACTGAATGTGAAAAGTCTGACAGTCCCTACAAAACGTATTCAAGCTGTAGTTGAAAAGCAGTCATTCTTTCGCAGAATACTAGGGTATACATCGATTTATTTTGTAATTACAAGTGATGGTATTAATACAATGGAAAGTGAATCTGCTTCTGGACAAGTTGTGATACTTCCTTTTATGAAACGAGAAAAAACATACGAAATGCTGCATTATTTAGTTCCCTCTCTAAGTTTTCAATCTGTTGAGACAGGTTTGCCAAAAGGTGGTATTCGACGTAATGCTCAAATCAGTGGTGGAATTATACTTATTGCTGGAATAGCAGGATATTATTTTTGGAATGCCTGGGCTATGATAATTGCATTATTATTAATTGTACTCGTAATTATTAATAGTATTATAACTGTGAAGTATTCAGGATTGCATATTTCTTCTGATGAATTAACACTGAAACATTCTCAATTAATTCGTACACGCTATTTTTACACAAGTAAAAATAAACTTGTTGGGTTTGAGAAAAGACAAAATCCATTTTTAAGAAGGGCGGAACTTGCTCATTTTAATTTTATTGCAGCAAAAGGCGCAGGAAGTCTAAATATAGGCTTGCGCTTCGTCCAAAATAATAAAGCAGATGAACTGGAAAATTGGTACTTGAAGGAGGGGAATTATGAAGCTTAA
- the rsbW gene encoding anti-sigma B factor RsbW codes for MLAKRNVIEMKLPAEAEYVSLIRLTLSGVFSRAGASYDDIEDAKIAVSEAVTNAVKHAYKGEDVDAAIYLCFEIYEDKIRVVVSDQGQSFDYEEKKKELGPYQEDENIDFLREGGLGLFLIESLMDEVKVNKDNGVTISMIKYIKKEQVRNNGERVEIS; via the coding sequence ATGCTAGCCAAGCGGAATGTAATTGAAATGAAGTTACCTGCAGAAGCTGAATATGTCAGCTTGATTCGTTTAACTTTATCAGGTGTATTTTCTCGTGCGGGGGCTTCATATGATGATATTGAAGATGCAAAAATCGCAGTAAGTGAAGCGGTTACTAATGCAGTCAAACATGCTTATAAAGGTGAAGATGTTGATGCTGCAATTTATTTGTGTTTCGAAATTTATGAAGATAAAATTAGAGTTGTAGTTTCTGATCAAGGACAAAGCTTTGATTATGAAGAGAAGAAAAAAGAGTTAGGCCCTTATCAAGAAGATGAGAATATTGATTTCTTAAGAGAAGGCGGTTTAGGATTATTCTTGATTGAATCATTAATGGATGAAGTTAAAGTCAACAAAGATAATGGCGTAACGATAAGTATGATTAAGTATATAAAAAAAGAGCAGGTGCGAAATAATGGCGAAAGAGTCGAAATCAGTTAA
- the mazE gene encoding type II toxin-antitoxin system antitoxin MazE: MSTFNQNRSYSLEQSLKEGYAQMADLNLSLATEAFSVECEACDCNESYLAFDKDE; this comes from the coding sequence ATGTCAACTTTTAATCAGAATAGAAGTTATAGTTTAGAACAGTCACTGAAAGAAGGCTATGCACAGATGGCTGACTTAAATCTCTCCCTCGCAACGGAGGCATTTTCAGTAGAATGTGAAGCCTGTGATTGCAATGAATCATATTTAGCTTTTGACAAGGATGAATGA
- a CDS encoding ISL3 family transposase: protein MNHFISTTLGIKDKNIEFDTKVEEKEYKGKTCLFYFGKLTYVPEHCENCGFKNTEYSIIKNGMKNSRITIPKVSERQAYLNLKKQRFYCKHCCTHFTAETKIVERHCHISDNTRLAVLQKATEIRSQKSIAESCAVGASTVARMIDKAASQIAQKPFSALPEHLMMDEFKSVKHVSHNMSFIYADAVSHRIVDIVPDRRLAALKTHFYRYSLAERQRVKTVSIDMYEPYMSLINEVFPNAKIIIDRFHIVQSLNRALNMTRVSVMNTFRNNDRPLYNKYKRYWKLLLKPYEQLEMFEYNKVPLFKQWKTTKGIVDFLLDFDDKLLNTHHYVHQLRYALKENDEQLYTSTIQAITMGNIAPKLQISIRTLKNYHDMVLNTLEYSNLTNGPLEGINNKIKLIKRVSFGYRNFTNLRNRIILCTRLFSSNPKKEIKQLKAA from the coding sequence ATGAATCATTTTATATCAACTACACTGGGAATTAAAGATAAAAATATAGAATTCGATACTAAGGTTGAAGAAAAAGAGTATAAAGGAAAAACGTGTCTATTCTACTTTGGAAAATTGACGTACGTTCCTGAGCACTGTGAAAACTGCGGCTTTAAAAATACCGAGTACTCCATTATAAAAAATGGAATGAAGAATTCCCGTATTACGATACCTAAGGTATCTGAAAGACAAGCCTATTTGAACCTGAAGAAGCAGCGTTTTTACTGTAAGCACTGCTGTACGCACTTCACTGCTGAAACAAAAATAGTTGAGAGACATTGCCATATTTCGGATAATACCCGTTTAGCTGTTTTGCAGAAAGCTACCGAAATCCGTTCTCAAAAATCAATTGCTGAATCGTGTGCTGTCGGGGCTTCTACAGTTGCTCGGATGATAGATAAAGCTGCTTCTCAGATTGCTCAAAAGCCGTTCAGCGCTTTGCCTGAACATTTAATGATGGATGAATTCAAAAGTGTCAAACATGTCAGCCATAATATGAGTTTTATTTATGCTGATGCTGTGTCCCATCGTATCGTAGATATTGTTCCCGATCGCAGATTGGCAGCTCTGAAAACGCACTTTTATCGTTATTCACTAGCTGAAAGACAACGTGTGAAGACGGTATCTATCGATATGTACGAACCTTATATGTCTTTGATCAACGAAGTATTCCCTAATGCCAAAATTATTATAGACCGATTCCATATTGTACAATCATTGAATCGTGCTTTGAATATGACTCGTGTCAGTGTTATGAATACTTTCCGAAATAACGACAGACCGCTTTACAATAAATATAAGCGTTACTGGAAACTGCTTTTGAAACCTTATGAACAATTGGAGATGTTCGAATATAATAAAGTTCCTCTGTTCAAACAATGGAAAACCACCAAAGGAATTGTAGATTTCTTATTGGATTTTGATGATAAATTGTTAAACACGCATCACTATGTCCATCAGCTGCGTTACGCTTTAAAAGAAAATGATGAACAGTTATATACATCAACCATACAGGCAATAACCATGGGAAACATTGCCCCCAAACTTCAAATTTCCATCAGAACACTTAAAAATTATCATGACATGGTACTGAATACTTTGGAATATTCGAATCTGACCAACGGTCCGCTCGAAGGTATTAATAATAAGATCAAACTGATAAAAAGGGTTTCTTTCGGTTATAGAAACTTCACTAATTTGCGCAATCGTATTATTTTATGTACGAGACTTTTTTCCTCGAATCCTAAAAAAGAGATTAAGCAGCTAAAAGCTGCTTAA